The Balneolaceae bacterium genome contains a region encoding:
- the uvrB gene encoding excinuclease ABC subunit UvrB, which yields MSEFNLHSPWEPAGDQPQAIEELTEGIQQNDKFQTLLGITGSGKTRTVAGVIENVQKPTLVMSHNKTLAAQLYRELSDFFPENRVEFFISYYDYYQPEAYISTQDKYIEKDLSINEEIQRLRLRATSSLLSGRRDVIIVSSVSCIYGIGSPSEYEKLIINLETGMEIPRNTLLYDLVDLHYNRNDMDFTRGTFRVRGDVVDVYPAYSEEGLRVSFWGDEIENLEVFDVDSGEVLDEVEEFRIYPASHYVTSQGRLEQAIEQIREEMYWRVEVLQDEQRFLEAKRLEQRTLFDIEMMQEIGYCSGIENYSRYLSARKPGERPYCLMDYFPDDYLLVVDESHQSVPQIGAMYGGDRSRKMELVEHGFRLPSALDNRPLTFEEWEGMINQAIFVSATPSDYELEKSGGVYVEQIIRPTGLMEPEIEVRPLGNQVDDLLDEIRIRAEKDERVLCITLTKRLSEELSEYLKNLGISAAYMHSELDAMQRVEVLYKFRRGDFNVLVGINLLREGIDIPELSLVAIMDADKEGFLRSETSLFQIVGRAARNVDGKAILYADKMTNSIQKVIEETNRRRKIQKEYNEKHGITPQTVKKELKPLVDPSLISTQDFTLDPKKEDEDDYLEVVKVAEEGIQYKANPAMKEVTFESKEKFLEYLRDSMLQAAKNMEFEEAARIRDQIAQLEEEL from the coding sequence TCCCCCTGGGAACCAGCCGGAGATCAGCCACAAGCTATTGAAGAATTAACGGAGGGTATTCAGCAGAACGACAAATTTCAAACTTTACTCGGAATCACAGGTTCAGGGAAAACCCGAACAGTGGCAGGAGTAATTGAAAACGTTCAGAAACCTACGCTGGTGATGAGTCACAACAAAACACTGGCTGCTCAGCTTTACCGAGAGCTCAGCGACTTTTTCCCGGAAAACAGGGTCGAGTTTTTTATCTCCTATTACGATTACTATCAGCCCGAAGCCTACATTTCCACGCAGGATAAATACATCGAAAAAGACCTATCCATCAACGAAGAGATTCAGAGGCTTCGTTTGCGGGCGACGAGTTCGCTTCTTTCCGGCCGGCGGGATGTGATCATCGTTTCATCCGTAAGTTGTATTTACGGTATCGGATCCCCCTCTGAGTACGAAAAACTGATCATCAACCTGGAAACGGGGATGGAAATTCCGCGAAACACGCTGCTCTACGACCTGGTAGATCTTCACTACAACCGGAATGATATGGATTTCACGCGCGGTACATTTCGGGTCCGCGGTGATGTAGTTGATGTATATCCAGCATATTCAGAGGAGGGATTGCGTGTTTCGTTCTGGGGAGATGAGATCGAAAATCTTGAAGTTTTTGATGTAGATTCCGGTGAAGTACTGGACGAGGTTGAAGAGTTCAGGATCTACCCGGCATCACATTATGTTACTTCCCAGGGCCGTCTCGAACAAGCTATTGAACAGATCCGTGAAGAGATGTACTGGCGGGTGGAAGTGCTTCAGGATGAACAACGCTTTCTTGAAGCCAAACGTCTTGAACAGCGAACACTTTTTGATATCGAGATGATGCAGGAGATCGGCTACTGTTCTGGAATTGAGAACTACTCGCGGTATCTCAGTGCCCGAAAACCCGGTGAGCGCCCCTATTGTTTGATGGACTATTTCCCGGATGATTATCTGCTGGTTGTGGACGAAAGCCATCAAAGCGTCCCTCAAATCGGGGCGATGTACGGCGGCGACCGCTCAAGAAAAATGGAACTGGTTGAACACGGATTTCGATTGCCATCGGCTTTGGATAACCGTCCCCTTACGTTTGAAGAGTGGGAGGGCATGATCAACCAGGCAATATTTGTAAGTGCTACGCCAAGTGATTATGAACTTGAAAAATCAGGCGGTGTTTATGTGGAACAGATTATCCGTCCAACCGGGTTGATGGAGCCGGAAATTGAGGTTCGTCCGCTTGGAAACCAGGTGGATGACTTGCTTGATGAAATCCGAATTCGTGCCGAAAAAGATGAACGCGTACTTTGCATCACACTAACCAAACGCCTGAGTGAAGAGCTCAGTGAATATCTGAAAAATCTCGGCATCAGTGCTGCTTACATGCACAGTGAACTTGACGCTATGCAAAGAGTTGAAGTTCTTTATAAATTCCGGCGTGGTGATTTTAATGTTCTCGTAGGAATTAACCTCCTTCGTGAGGGCATTGATATTCCCGAATTGAGTCTTGTGGCCATTATGGATGCGGACAAAGAAGGATTTTTACGATCAGAAACATCCCTCTTTCAAATTGTAGGACGGGCTGCAAGAAATGTTGATGGAAAAGCGATTCTTTATGCAGATAAAATGACGAACAGTATTCAAAAAGTAATTGAGGAAACCAACCGGCGCCGTAAAATCCAAAAAGAATACAACGAGAAGCATGGAATTACCCCACAAACTGTGAAAAAGGAGCTTAAACCGCTGGTGGATCCCTCGCTTATTTCAACACAGGATTTCACGCTTGATCCTAAAAAAGAGGATGAAGATGATTATCTTGAGGTGGTTAAAGTAGCTGAGGAAGGTATTCAGTATAAAGCCAACCCGGCGATGAAAGAAGTTACATTTGAAAGCAAGGAAAAATTTCTCGAATATCTGCGTGACTCTATGTTACAGGCAGCAAAGAATATGGAATTTGAAGAGGCAGCAAGAATACGCGACCAAATCGCACAACTGGAAGAAGAACTATGA
- a CDS encoding methyltransferase — MSKIDFLKTFIKDKDVASVTPTSKHCVKKVCSNIDFSKDFTLVEYGPGDGVFPKYILEKMSSNSRLILIEANEDFVEHLKETIQDPRVEIYNALAGNVESVLNSEDIGQIDYVLSGIPFSFLKKERKREVLQATKNILKDDGMFLAYQTSGHLKKPVMEVFGNYDTDFVPLNIPPYFIYKVHKNGTASADVG; from the coding sequence ATGAGTAAAATTGATTTTTTAAAAACCTTCATTAAAGACAAAGATGTGGCCTCCGTTACGCCTACATCCAAGCACTGTGTTAAAAAAGTGTGTTCCAATATCGATTTTTCAAAAGATTTTACGTTGGTTGAGTATGGGCCGGGAGATGGCGTCTTTCCGAAATATATTCTCGAAAAAATGTCATCCAACTCTCGGTTAATTTTAATTGAGGCTAATGAGGATTTTGTTGAACACCTGAAGGAAACCATTCAAGATCCCCGTGTTGAAATTTATAATGCTCTTGCCGGTAATGTGGAGTCTGTTTTGAATTCTGAAGATATCGGACAGATTGATTATGTACTATCGGGTATTCCGTTTTCCTTTCTCAAAAAAGAGCGAAAACGGGAAGTGCTGCAAGCTACAAAAAACATTTTAAAGGATGATGGTATGTTCCTTGCATATCAAACAAGCGGACACTTGAAGAAGCCGGTGATGGAGGTCTTTGGAAATTACGATACCGATTTTGTTCCTCTTAATATCCCTCCATATTTCATTTATAAAGTTCACAAAAATGGAACTGCCAGTGCAGATGTGGGATGA
- the aat gene encoding leucyl/phenylalanyl-tRNA--protein transferase, with translation MQSFSKNKIIPPEVLLNGYRNGIFPMSESREDESVGWYSARRRGVIPMQKFRVSSNVQRIIRQGRYTCRVDTCFRQVMEECANRDTTWISDVIINSFEMLHLAGHAHSVEMFDEDENLVGGSYGVSLGAAFFGESMFKKATEADKVALWNTHQILKKNGFKLWDTQFYTDHLAQFGCIEISSDEYKQRLNQALETDAYFVHPNN, from the coding sequence ATGCAGTCGTTTTCAAAAAATAAAATTATTCCTCCTGAAGTACTTTTAAACGGTTACAGGAATGGAATTTTTCCGATGAGCGAATCAAGAGAGGATGAATCGGTGGGATGGTATTCTGCTCGAAGAAGAGGTGTTATTCCAATGCAGAAGTTTCGGGTTTCATCAAATGTGCAGAGAATTATTCGGCAGGGTCGTTACACGTGTAGGGTCGATACCTGTTTTCGGCAAGTAATGGAGGAGTGCGCCAATCGTGATACGACCTGGATTTCAGATGTCATCATCAACTCGTTTGAGATGCTGCATCTCGCCGGACATGCTCATTCCGTAGAGATGTTTGATGAAGATGAAAATCTCGTTGGCGGCTCTTACGGCGTATCATTGGGAGCTGCTTTCTTTGGTGAATCGATGTTCAAAAAAGCTACAGAAGCAGACAAAGTGGCGCTGTGGAATACGCACCAAATACTCAAGAAAAACGGGTTTAAACTCTGGGATACGCAATTCTATACGGATCATCTCGCACAGTTCGGCTGCATTGAAATTTCATCGGATGAGTATAAACAGCGCTTGAATCAAGCTCTTGAGACAGACGCTTACTTTGTGCACCCCAACAACTAA
- a CDS encoding thrombospondin type 3 repeat-containing protein, which produces MTQKILKSLLVILSISILIFGCSDNSTNNQVANLQSEICANVTGIEALYWDIMNGIPRGDIPGGVPTINNPGGTYGHPAVPLLGFQYPAGYTPQTDTTPNAIGVNVIRNDGQSLWRRSQLAILNQVRARDVLASEINSLLNFFGGNANNIQRVCINEGNPPVNQLAPGFAAEFSNRLIRFGGISALITVNVTFTPTGLTSIVIQKTAAPTNQFEDEIMNTFLPISYQLLFTGGGERDSDGDGVPDNRDLCPNTPPGTPVNANGCPVG; this is translated from the coding sequence ATGACCCAAAAAATTCTGAAATCACTCCTGGTAATTTTAAGTATTTCAATACTCATTTTTGGTTGCAGTGATAACTCCACGAATAATCAGGTAGCAAATCTACAATCCGAAATTTGTGCAAATGTAACCGGAATTGAGGCTCTGTATTGGGATATTATGAATGGAATACCCCGAGGTGATATTCCCGGCGGAGTTCCCACAATTAATAATCCCGGAGGAACCTATGGGCACCCGGCAGTTCCGCTCTTGGGTTTTCAATATCCGGCAGGTTACACACCTCAAACTGATACAACACCAAATGCAATTGGCGTAAATGTTATTCGAAATGACGGACAGTCATTATGGAGACGATCTCAACTCGCAATTCTGAATCAAGTTCGGGCTCGTGATGTTTTGGCATCAGAAATTAATTCACTCTTAAATTTCTTTGGCGGAAATGCTAACAATATTCAACGCGTATGTATAAACGAAGGGAATCCACCTGTTAATCAACTCGCCCCGGGTTTTGCTGCTGAATTCTCAAACCGGCTCATTCGATTTGGCGGTATCTCAGCTCTAATAACTGTAAATGTTACTTTTACTCCAACAGGATTGACCTCCATCGTTATCCAAAAAACCGCAGCTCCAACAAATCAATTTGAGGATGAAATCATGAATACGTTTCTGCCGATTTCGTATCAACTGCTGTTCACCGGAGGTGGAGAAAGAGATTCTGATGGGGATGGCGTACCTGATAACCGAGATCTCTGTCCAAACACACCGCCGGGAACGCCGGTAAATGCCAATGGTTGTCCGGTGGGGTAA
- a CDS encoding GNAT family N-acetyltransferase produces MKKKSQTLFSDNKEKKRFELQVGDVTAFVDYIINKKGTIYLTHTEVPKEAEGQGYAKELLENVFQEIEKRELELVPICPFVKTYLHRKPKWKKLLADFAQF; encoded by the coding sequence ATGAAAAAGAAATCCCAAACTCTATTTTCAGACAACAAAGAAAAGAAACGTTTTGAACTTCAGGTTGGCGATGTTACAGCCTTTGTCGATTATATCATCAACAAAAAAGGGACAATCTATTTAACTCACACCGAGGTTCCGAAAGAAGCAGAGGGACAGGGATACGCGAAGGAGTTGTTGGAGAATGTATTTCAAGAGATCGAGAAGAGAGAATTGGAACTGGTTCCTATATGCCCGTTTGTGAAGACTTATCTGCACCGCAAACCCAAGTGGAAAAAACTTTTGGCTGATTTTGCTCAATTTTGA
- the tnpA gene encoding IS200/IS605 family transposase has translation MSQSLSKLYVHLTFSTKGRQPFIYEGVKENLHSYMAGIFKKIDSPALIINSVPDHVHALFRLSKNVALAKIVEEVKKGSSKWLKEHTGNRSFYWQTGYGAFSVSSSKVPAMKRYIAQQEEHHKKMSYREEIERFMKEYDVVEYDPVYFWK, from the coding sequence ATGAGTCAATCTCTCTCTAAACTTTATGTGCATTTAACTTTTTCAACCAAAGGCAGGCAGCCCTTTATATATGAAGGGGTTAAAGAAAATCTCCATTCTTACATGGCAGGAATCTTTAAAAAAATTGATAGCCCGGCATTAATCATCAATTCTGTACCCGACCATGTGCATGCACTATTCCGGTTATCTAAAAACGTGGCCTTAGCAAAGATTGTAGAGGAAGTGAAAAAAGGTTCTTCCAAGTGGTTGAAAGAACATACAGGCAATCGTTCGTTTTATTGGCAGACAGGATACGGGGCTTTTTCGGTAAGTAGTTCAAAAGTACCAGCAATGAAACGCTACATCGCCCAACAGGAAGAACATCATAAAAAGATGAGTTACCGCGAGGAAATAGAGAGGTTTATGAAGGAGTATGATGTGGTGGAATATGATCCGGTTTATTTTTGGAAATAG
- a CDS encoding sterol desaturase family protein, whose product MEPIITFFEDVPTTFRAGILIGGIFIFWVIEGVFPLFEFKYRKVRHAAINLVLTGFFVLIGLGFAGLLLGASEYVTANNFGLLNWISMPIWLQCIVGVMLLDFFGAYLIHWIEHKIKWMWKFHLVHHTDTTVDVTTGLRHHPGEAIFRMCFTILGVIVVGAPIWIVFLYQSISALFAHITHANIQMPKKVDRTLSYVFITPLMHKVHHHYTQPLTDTNYGNIFAVWDRLFGTFAQVEDTKELTYGIDTHMDPEENDRIGNLLKIPFQDYRPPVGSKFNIEEGDELEKK is encoded by the coding sequence ATGGAACCCATCATCACATTTTTTGAAGATGTCCCTACTACCTTTCGAGCAGGAATTCTCATCGGCGGCATTTTTATTTTTTGGGTGATTGAAGGCGTTTTCCCCCTGTTTGAATTCAAGTATAGAAAAGTTCGACATGCCGCAATCAACTTAGTTTTGACCGGCTTTTTTGTTTTGATTGGACTTGGATTTGCCGGATTACTTTTAGGGGCCTCGGAGTACGTGACCGCTAACAATTTTGGATTGTTAAACTGGATTTCGATGCCCATCTGGCTGCAATGCATTGTTGGGGTGATGCTGCTCGATTTTTTTGGCGCTTACCTGATCCACTGGATTGAACACAAGATAAAATGGATGTGGAAATTTCACCTGGTTCATCACACTGATACCACAGTGGATGTAACTACGGGTCTTCGTCATCATCCAGGAGAAGCAATTTTCAGAATGTGTTTTACCATTTTAGGGGTGATTGTTGTCGGTGCGCCCATCTGGATTGTTTTTCTCTATCAAAGCATTTCTGCACTGTTTGCTCATATCACCCATGCCAATATCCAGATGCCCAAAAAAGTGGATCGTACACTTTCATATGTGTTCATCACTCCGTTGATGCACAAGGTTCATCACCACTACACGCAGCCGCTAACGGACACAAACTATGGCAATATATTTGCCGTTTGGGATCGGCTTTTCGGTACGTTTGCACAAGTTGAGGATACCAAAGAATTGACCTATGGAATTGACACGCACATGGATCCGGAAGAAAATGACAGAATCGGAAACCTGCTAAAAATACCATTCCAGGACTATCGTCCACCAGTGGGATCGAAATTCAATATTGAGGAAGGAGATGAACTGGAAAAGAAGTAG
- a CDS encoding ABC transporter permease: MNIIQFISRRYLFSKKHVSLISILTGISIGGITIGTALLIVILSVFNGFFDVIRGYLLSFDPDIRIEHAQNSAMLFDLQMMDQIREHEEVVSISPYVDGKVMLAFQNGQNEVINVRGVDEENDDLFHELEQRRKNTEYDISVRNGKPGTIVSESLVNRYGLEPGDEIAMLSPSGMRRALTQFSSPRVSRFEVRNSYDTHQIVAGDVVYVSLEAAQRLFNMRNEITGLDLQLTDTDLAEDVKADLQALIGNKYMIETWYDLQKPLYDVMYLEKWGSYFILMIIVLVAVLNIVGSLTMIVIQKKRDIGVLISMGMTPKKIKKIFQSQGLQIGLIGCVIGGFIGIALTLAQQEFGLVKLSSSFIIDAYPVAIQISDIVIVLIGTMLLCLLASWYPAARAASVEPADAVRDE, translated from the coding sequence ATGAATATTATCCAGTTTATATCGCGGCGCTACCTGTTTTCAAAAAAGCACGTCTCCCTGATATCGATTCTTACAGGAATCAGCATTGGCGGAATTACTATTGGTACGGCTCTGTTGATCGTTATCCTGTCTGTTTTCAATGGTTTTTTTGATGTGATCCGCGGCTATCTGCTCTCCTTTGATCCTGATATTCGAATTGAACATGCACAGAATTCGGCAATGTTATTCGATCTGCAGATGATGGATCAGATTCGAGAGCATGAAGAGGTTGTGAGTATTTCGCCTTATGTGGACGGAAAAGTGATGTTGGCCTTTCAAAACGGACAAAACGAGGTGATCAATGTTCGGGGCGTAGATGAAGAAAATGATGATCTTTTCCACGAATTGGAGCAGAGAAGAAAAAATACCGAGTACGATATTTCAGTTCGTAACGGGAAACCGGGGACCATTGTTAGTGAATCTTTGGTGAACCGATACGGACTGGAACCGGGGGATGAAATTGCCATGTTGAGCCCCTCCGGAATGCGCCGTGCGTTGACCCAGTTTTCCTCGCCCCGGGTCAGCCGGTTTGAGGTTCGCAACAGCTACGACACCCACCAAATTGTAGCAGGTGATGTGGTTTATGTGAGTTTAGAAGCGGCGCAGCGGTTGTTTAACATGCGAAATGAGATTACCGGACTTGATCTCCAGCTTACCGATACGGACCTGGCTGAGGATGTGAAAGCAGATCTTCAGGCATTGATCGGAAATAAATACATGATTGAAACCTGGTACGATCTTCAAAAACCGCTCTACGACGTCATGTACCTTGAAAAGTGGGGCTCCTATTTTATTCTGATGATTATCGTGCTGGTAGCCGTACTGAACATTGTGGGGTCGCTGACGATGATCGTCATTCAGAAAAAAAGAGATATTGGCGTCCTGATTTCAATGGGTATGACGCCCAAAAAAATCAAGAAAATTTTTCAAAGTCAGGGATTACAAATCGGGTTGATAGGATGTGTGATTGGCGGATTCATCGGGATTGCACTCACTCTGGCGCAGCAGGAATTCGGCCTGGTTAAACTCTCATCTTCGTTCATTATTGACGCCTATCCCGTAGCCATTCAAATCTCAGATATTGTGATCGTTCTGATCGGGACGATGCTTCTCTGTCTTCTCGCAAGTTGGTATCCCGCCGCACGCGCCGCCTCCGTTGAACCTGCCGATGCTGTGCGGGATGAATAG
- the glgB gene encoding 1,4-alpha-glucan branching protein GlgB: protein MTLKIEEIRAISNGDHGDLFSVLGLHTVNIKGKEKLVIRSFRPDAKSIVVIPDSGKEVELSRVSDEGLFEHVFSRRKNRFSYQLKIIPYVGDTYTIEDAYRFGTQISDFDLQLWGEGNHHQAYKWMGSHTKTVDGVEGTHFVVTAPSASRVSVIGSFNNWDGRVYGMRKYHDQGIWEIFIPHVTDGDMYKYEIKSHAAEAPLKKSDPYGRLMELRPGTATKVWNSSYEWGDEEWMENRQQTQDHNEPISIYEVHPGSWKRKVGEDPGFLNYRDLGDDLVSYAKEMGFTHIELMPIAEHPYDPSWGYQITGYYAPTSRFGDPDDLRYFIDKAHQAGLGIIIDWVPAHFTKDENGLRRFDGTALYEHEDPRQGEHSDWGTNIFNFGRSEVMNFLISNAIYWLEEYHIDGLRVDAVASMLYLDYSREEGEWIPNQYGGRENLEAIHFLRRFNEVTHEYYPGILNFAEESTSYQGVSQPTSSGGLGFDFKWNMGWMNDTLEYIEKDPIFRKYHQDQLSFSLIYAFSEQFILPLSHDEVVHMKQSLLSKMPGDDWQKFANLRLLYTYMFGHPGKKLLFMGGEFGQWNEWTESQSIDWHLLQWDTHKGVQRLVKDLNNIYKKEPAFHKVDSRWEGFEWIDMSDAENSLLSFVRRSDDPDDFLVFILNFTPNTHDVYKFGVPKAGEYEVIFNSDSDYYGGSNNGPTAVEANEGNWHNQPAHINIPVPPLAGVVLKPKS, encoded by the coding sequence TTGACTTTAAAAATCGAAGAAATACGAGCAATATCCAACGGCGACCATGGCGATCTGTTTTCAGTGCTTGGCCTTCACACTGTAAACATCAAAGGAAAGGAGAAATTGGTCATTCGCAGTTTTCGGCCCGACGCCAAGTCGATTGTGGTAATTCCGGATTCCGGAAAAGAGGTTGAACTGTCGCGCGTATCTGATGAGGGATTGTTTGAACACGTCTTTTCGCGCCGTAAAAATCGATTTTCCTATCAACTGAAAATTATCCCCTATGTAGGAGATACCTACACCATTGAAGATGCCTATCGATTTGGCACACAGATTTCTGATTTCGATCTGCAGCTTTGGGGGGAGGGAAATCACCATCAGGCATACAAATGGATGGGCTCGCACACTAAAACAGTTGATGGTGTTGAGGGAACACATTTTGTGGTTACGGCTCCAAGCGCGAGTCGTGTGAGTGTAATCGGCTCGTTTAATAATTGGGATGGCCGCGTTTATGGAATGAGAAAATATCACGACCAGGGAATTTGGGAGATTTTTATTCCTCATGTGACTGACGGCGATATGTATAAGTACGAGATTAAATCTCATGCAGCGGAAGCACCTCTCAAAAAATCAGATCCCTATGGCCGGTTGATGGAGTTACGCCCCGGCACGGCGACCAAGGTTTGGAATTCATCCTATGAATGGGGTGATGAAGAGTGGATGGAAAATCGTCAGCAGACGCAAGATCACAATGAACCGATCTCTATTTATGAAGTTCACCCCGGTTCCTGGAAACGAAAAGTAGGCGAAGATCCCGGGTTTTTGAACTATCGCGATTTGGGAGATGACCTGGTTTCTTATGCCAAAGAGATGGGGTTTACCCACATTGAATTAATGCCGATTGCTGAGCACCCCTACGATCCGTCCTGGGGATATCAAATTACCGGGTATTATGCGCCAACAAGTCGCTTTGGAGATCCGGATGATCTGAGATATTTCATTGATAAGGCTCACCAGGCCGGACTTGGAATTATAATTGATTGGGTTCCCGCGCACTTCACCAAAGACGAGAACGGCCTTCGAAGGTTTGACGGTACCGCTCTCTACGAGCACGAAGACCCACGCCAGGGCGAGCACAGCGACTGGGGAACAAACATTTTCAATTTTGGCAGAAGTGAAGTGATGAATTTCCTGATTTCCAATGCTATTTATTGGTTGGAGGAGTATCATATCGATGGACTTCGAGTAGATGCTGTAGCTTCCATGCTCTATCTTGATTATTCCCGAGAGGAGGGCGAATGGATACCGAATCAATACGGGGGACGCGAAAATCTTGAAGCGATTCATTTCCTGCGCCGATTTAATGAAGTAACACACGAATACTATCCCGGTATTCTAAATTTTGCCGAAGAATCTACCTCGTACCAGGGCGTTTCTCAGCCAACATCCTCCGGCGGTCTCGGGTTTGATTTTAAGTGGAATATGGGTTGGATGAATGATACCCTTGAATACATAGAGAAAGACCCGATCTTCAGAAAATACCACCAGGATCAGCTCTCTTTTTCTTTGATTTATGCATTTTCCGAGCAATTTATCCTGCCGCTGTCGCACGATGAAGTAGTACATATGAAGCAATCGTTACTCTCTAAAATGCCCGGAGACGACTGGCAGAAATTCGCAAATCTTCGATTACTCTACACCTATATGTTTGGTCATCCGGGTAAAAAGCTTCTGTTTATGGGAGGCGAATTTGGCCAATGGAATGAGTGGACGGAATCTCAATCTATCGACTGGCATCTGCTCCAATGGGATACGCATAAAGGCGTCCAACGTTTGGTAAAAGACCTGAACAATATCTATAAAAAGGAACCAGCATTCCACAAAGTTGATTCGCGATGGGAAGGATTTGAATGGATTGATATGAGTGATGCGGAAAACAGCCTTCTCTCATTTGTACGTCGTTCTGATGATCCGGACGATTTTTTGGTCTTTATTTTGAACTTCACTCCGAATACACATGATGTTTATAAATTTGGTGTACCCAAAGCAGGAGAATATGAAGTAATATTTAATAGTGATTCTGACTATTATGGAGGCAGTAATAATGGACCAACGGCAGTTGAAGCGAATGAAGGAAACTGGCACAATCAACCTGCTCATATAAATATTCCTGTACCTCCACTTGCTGGAGTTGTCTTGAAACCAAAATCTTAA
- the malQ gene encoding 4-alpha-glucanotransferase, producing MRFPRSTGTLVHPTSFPSDYGIGDLGQDAKQFISFLQETGQTIWQVLPLSPTGYGNSPYASYSAFAGNPYLISPDILVEKGLVTYEEAEKAKLPSTTKTEYEQVFTNKDRLFEIASKNFYRSKSAEQDQKLDEFKKANKEWLADYCLFMACSKKHNQEPWNSWKPGLAQRKSSAIKKFTKEHQDEIDYQTWLQFEFFNQWYDLKEYANVRDIRVVGDIPIFVDHNSADVWANPKYFEVDKQGNRQLVAGVPPDYFSETGQLWGNPLYKWDVLKKDGYSWWINRFEQMFDLFDAIRVDHFRGFDEYWTVAAEEETAENGEWRTGPAHDLFETIREELGDLPIIAEDLGVMTPGVEKLRDDFEFPGMRILQFAFGSDAGNSYLPHNFNQNCVVYTGTHDNDTTIGWYNSAPEVEKHRVREYTRSDGSEINWELIRYGMLSVADQAIFPLQDFMNLDAEHRMNIPGTAEGNWEWRFTREMLENIDREQIQYLVKMSNRNFGSGQ from the coding sequence ATGCGTTTTCCGAGATCTACCGGCACGCTTGTACATCCTACTTCATTTCCATCTGACTACGGAATTGGCGATTTAGGGCAAGATGCCAAACAGTTTATCAGCTTTTTGCAGGAAACCGGCCAAACTATCTGGCAGGTGCTTCCTCTCAGTCCTACCGGTTATGGTAATTCGCCATATGCCAGCTATTCTGCTTTTGCGGGGAATCCCTATCTTATCAGCCCGGATATTTTAGTGGAAAAAGGATTGGTAACCTATGAGGAGGCAGAAAAAGCCAAACTGCCATCTACAACTAAAACCGAGTATGAGCAGGTATTTACAAATAAAGACCGGCTTTTTGAAATAGCATCTAAAAACTTTTACAGATCGAAATCTGCAGAGCAAGATCAAAAACTTGATGAATTCAAGAAGGCTAACAAGGAATGGCTTGCTGATTATTGCCTGTTTATGGCGTGTTCAAAAAAGCATAACCAAGAACCCTGGAACAGTTGGAAACCGGGGCTTGCCCAACGAAAATCTTCAGCAATTAAAAAATTTACAAAAGAGCATCAGGATGAGATTGATTATCAAACCTGGCTGCAGTTTGAATTTTTTAATCAGTGGTATGATCTGAAAGAATATGCCAATGTACGGGATATACGAGTTGTGGGAGATATCCCGATTTTTGTAGACCACAATAGTGCAGATGTATGGGCAAATCCCAAATATTTTGAGGTTGATAAACAGGGAAATCGGCAGCTGGTTGCAGGCGTACCTCCCGATTATTTTAGTGAAACAGGCCAGCTTTGGGGAAATCCGCTCTATAAATGGGATGTGTTGAAGAAAGATGGCTACTCCTGGTGGATCAACCGGTTTGAGCAGATGTTTGATCTGTTTGATGCCATTCGGGTCGATCACTTTCGCGGATTTGATGAATACTGGACAGTTGCTGCCGAAGAGGAGACTGCCGAAAACGGCGAATGGAGAACAGGGCCCGCACATGATCTTTTTGAAACGATTCGGGAAGAACTTGGTGATTTACCGATTATCGCTGAAGATTTGGGAGTGATGACACCAGGTGTTGAAAAACTCAGAGATGATTTTGAATTTCCGGGGATGAGAATTTTACAGTTTGCGTTTGGTTCCGATGCCGGAAACAGCTATCTGCCCCATAATTTTAATCAAAACTGCGTGGTTTATACAGGTACACACGACAATGACACCACAATTGGGTGGTACAACTCCGCCCCTGAAGTGGAAAAGCATCGTGTGAGAGAGTATACCCGTTCCGATGGATCAGAAATAAATTGGGAATTAATCCGCTACGGCATGCTCTCGGTAGCGGACCAGGCGATATTTCCACTGCAAGATTTTATGAATTTAGATGCCGAACACAGAATGAATATTCCCGGTACCGCAGAAGGCAACTGGGAATGGCGATTTACCCGCGAAATGCTGGAAAATATAGATAGAGAGCAGATTCAGTACCTTGTTAAAATGAGTAACAGAAATTTCGGTTCAGGTCAATAA